The following are from one region of the Actinoplanes sp. L3-i22 genome:
- the rpsT gene encoding 30S ribosomal protein S20, which translates to MANIKSQIKRNRQNEKARLRNKSVKSSLKTVIRKLHEASDAGNNETATTLLRDASRQLDKAVSKGVIHKNQAANRKSAIAKKIASLSA; encoded by the coding sequence GTGGCGAACATCAAGTCCCAGATCAAGCGCAACCGGCAGAACGAGAAGGCCCGTCTGCGCAACAAGTCGGTCAAGTCTTCGCTGAAGACCGTGATCCGCAAGCTTCACGAAGCGAGCGACGCGGGCAACAACGAGACCGCGACCACCCTGCTGCGTGACGCCTCGCGTCAGCTCGACAAGGCTGTCAGCAAGGGCGTCATCCACAAGAACCAGGCGGCCAACCGCAAGTCGGCCATCGCCAAGAAGATCGCCTCGCTGTCCGCCTGA
- a CDS encoding phosphotransferase produces MRPITLPDVPYDATAVRPEWPDLPESVRKAITSRLGSPVSAARSAGGGFTRAFAAVLHTEAGTSAFVKAAPLSDPTAQWYAREAAITAALPPEVTAARPLWTMTDSGWYVLALAAIDGSIPALPWSPADLDATLRTWSAAATALAYPAPALTAVGLPTLPAILRDEMSWWSRIAKRREPMPEPARDTIAPSRLTELAKLERALPELAAGDAMMHGDLRLDNVLIDRDGRAWLCDWTWPCLGAPWFDTVTLLVSAYASGLDTDAVLRAWGAPDEGVDGALAALSGYWLVRAGDGPSSASPHSRQHQRFSGLQALAWLTERRGWAAAGEKQRRGWPTTRGKRGRG; encoded by the coding sequence ATGCGGCCGATCACCCTGCCCGACGTTCCGTACGACGCCACCGCCGTACGCCCGGAATGGCCGGACCTGCCGGAAAGCGTGCGCAAAGCGATCACCTCGCGCCTCGGCTCCCCGGTTTCCGCCGCGCGCAGCGCAGGCGGCGGTTTCACCCGTGCCTTCGCCGCCGTCCTGCACACCGAGGCCGGGACCAGCGCCTTCGTCAAGGCAGCGCCGCTGAGCGACCCCACCGCCCAGTGGTACGCCCGGGAGGCGGCGATCACCGCGGCCCTCCCGCCGGAGGTGACCGCGGCCCGGCCGCTCTGGACGATGACCGATTCCGGTTGGTACGTGCTGGCCCTGGCGGCGATCGACGGCAGCATCCCGGCGCTGCCGTGGTCCCCGGCCGACCTCGACGCCACGTTGCGCACCTGGTCGGCCGCGGCGACCGCGCTCGCCTACCCGGCGCCGGCGCTGACCGCGGTCGGCCTGCCCACCCTGCCGGCCATCCTCCGCGACGAGATGTCCTGGTGGTCGCGGATCGCCAAGCGCCGGGAGCCGATGCCGGAACCGGCCCGGGACACGATCGCGCCGAGCCGCCTCACCGAGCTGGCGAAGCTCGAACGCGCCCTGCCCGAGCTCGCCGCCGGGGACGCGATGATGCACGGTGACCTGCGGTTGGACAACGTGCTGATCGACCGGGACGGCCGGGCCTGGCTCTGCGACTGGACCTGGCCGTGCCTCGGCGCGCCCTGGTTCGACACGGTGACCCTGCTGGTCAGCGCGTATGCCAGCGGATTGGACACGGACGCGGTGCTGCGGGCGTGGGGTGCTCCGGACGAGGGGGTGGACGGCGCGCTGGCCGCTTTGTCTGGGTATTGGCTGGTCCGGGCCGGTGACGGGCCGAGCAGCGCGTCGCCGCACAGCCGTCAGCATCAGCGCTTCAGCGGCCTCCAGGCGCTCGCCTGGCTCACCGAGCGCCGGGGCTGGGCCGCCGCGGGCGAAAAGCAGCGCCGGGGCTGGCCCACCACGCGCGGGAAGCGAGGCCGGGGCTGA
- a CDS encoding DUF4240 domain-containing protein: MRTDDFWAVIDRATATKPASPAEVAERAVADLATRDPEEIVAWARHLDKVMAASGTEDLWAAAYLINSGADESGFDAFRGWLIAHGRKAVAAAVQSPDVLANVVVIKAAADTGAVFEAEEVLGIAALAYEQATGQPLPPGDAAPNRPAVNDLWDFDNEDEMRRRLPKLSALFLEPPD; encoded by the coding sequence ATGCGAACCGACGATTTCTGGGCGGTCATCGACCGCGCGACGGCGACGAAGCCGGCGTCCCCCGCCGAGGTGGCCGAGCGTGCCGTCGCCGATCTGGCCACGCGTGATCCGGAGGAGATCGTTGCCTGGGCCCGCCACCTGGACAAGGTGATGGCCGCCTCCGGCACGGAGGATCTGTGGGCCGCGGCCTACTTGATCAACAGTGGCGCCGACGAGTCCGGCTTCGACGCGTTCCGGGGCTGGCTCATCGCGCACGGCCGCAAGGCGGTGGCCGCCGCGGTCCAGTCGCCCGACGTGCTGGCCAACGTGGTGGTGATCAAGGCGGCGGCGGACACCGGCGCGGTCTTCGAGGCGGAGGAGGTGCTCGGCATCGCGGCGCTCGCCTACGAGCAGGCCACCGGCCAGCCGCTGCCGCCCGGCGACGCGGCCCCCAACCGTCCCGCCGTCAACGACCTGTGGGACTTCGACAACGAGGACGAGATGCGTCGCCGCCTGCCGAAACTCTCCGCGCTGTTCCTGGAGCCCCCGGACTGA
- a CDS encoding MOSC domain-containing protein, with product MSAESGTVAAVSRNDAYTFTKPNRDEIVLVAGLGVEGDIHAGHHVRHRSRMRADPAQPNLRQVHLIQAELFDEVAGKGFDVPAGGIGENVTTRGIDLLALPRGTILRFGPPSDPPEGAGPGGAGPGGAGLEGAELGESGIAEHPAQAVLAAAATATLDEATTRAAEAVGAALRRDAGGPRPDARAAVVIAGLRNPCAQINGFRPGLLKEVLGKEPDGTVVFRAGVMGVVLRGGAIRPGDPVAVELPPAPHEALERV from the coding sequence ATGAGCGCTGAGTCGGGAACTGTCGCTGCCGTCAGCCGGAACGACGCCTACACGTTCACCAAGCCGAACCGGGACGAGATCGTCCTGGTGGCGGGGCTGGGCGTGGAGGGGGACATCCACGCCGGGCACCACGTGCGGCACCGGAGCCGGATGCGGGCCGATCCGGCCCAGCCGAACCTGCGCCAGGTGCATCTGATCCAGGCCGAGCTGTTCGACGAGGTGGCCGGCAAGGGCTTCGACGTGCCCGCCGGCGGCATCGGGGAGAACGTGACGACCCGCGGCATCGACCTGCTCGCGCTGCCGCGCGGCACGATCCTGCGCTTCGGCCCGCCCTCGGATCCACCGGAAGGCGCTGGGCCGGGAGGCGCTGGGCCGGGAGGCGCCGGGCTGGAAGGCGCCGAGCTGGGGGAGAGCGGGATTGCTGAGCATCCGGCTCAGGCGGTGCTGGCCGCGGCCGCGACGGCAACCCTGGACGAGGCCACCACCCGGGCGGCGGAGGCCGTCGGGGCGGCCCTGCGGCGGGATGCCGGCGGTCCCCGCCCGGACGCGCGGGCCGCCGTGGTGATCGCCGGCCTGCGGAATCCGTGCGCGCAGATCAACGGCTTCCGGCCGGGCCTGCTCAAGGAGGTTCTCGGGAAGGAGCCGGACGGGACCGTGGTCTTCCGGGCCGGCGTGATGGGGGTCGTGCTGCGGGGCGGTGCGATTCGTCCCGGGGACCCGGTCGCGGTGGAGCTGCCGCCGGCTCCGCACGAGGCGCTCGAACGGGTGTGA
- the lepA gene encoding translation elongation factor 4: MPGPLDPGVNVIGSTDPSRIRNFCIIAHIDHGKSTLADRMLQITGVVDPRQMRAQYLDRMDIERERGITIKSQAVRMPWTVREGARQGETAVLNMIDTPGHVDFTYEVSRSLAACEGAVLLVDAAQGIEAQTLANLYLAMENDLRIIPVLNKIDLPAAQPEKYAEELAKLIGVDPSEVLRVSGKTGVGVDHLLDEIVRELTAPVGDADAPARAMIFDSVYDVYRGVVTYVRVIDGRISARDKIKMMSTGAVHELLEIGVVSPEMEKAGALGVGEVGYLITGVKDVRQSRVGDTITGHNRPAKDALGGYKDPKPMVYSGLYPIDGSDYPALRDALDKLKLNDAALTYEPETSAALGFGFRVGYLGLLHLEIIGERLEREFNLDLISTAPNVVYQVVTEDANEATVTNPSEFPAGKIAEIHEPVVRATVLVPNEYVGAVMELCQSRRGALLGMEYLSAERVELRYTLPLAEIIFDFFDQLKSKTKGYASLDYEPSGEQVADLVKVDILLHGEPVDAFSAIVHKDKAYAYGTSIAAKLQKLIPRQQFEVPIQAAIGSRIIARETIRAIRKDVLAKCYGGDISRKRKLLEKQKEGKKRMKMVGRVEVPQEAFIAALSTSEGADPKAAKK; the protein is encoded by the coding sequence GTGCCTGGACCGCTCGACCCCGGCGTGAACGTGATCGGATCGACCGATCCCAGCCGCATCCGCAACTTCTGCATCATCGCGCACATCGACCACGGAAAGTCGACGTTGGCCGACCGGATGCTGCAGATCACCGGGGTGGTCGACCCGCGACAGATGCGGGCGCAGTACCTGGACCGGATGGACATCGAGCGTGAGCGCGGCATCACCATCAAGTCGCAGGCCGTGCGCATGCCCTGGACGGTGCGCGAGGGCGCCCGGCAGGGCGAGACCGCCGTCCTCAACATGATCGACACCCCGGGCCACGTGGACTTCACCTACGAGGTGTCCCGCAGCCTGGCCGCCTGTGAGGGCGCCGTGCTGCTGGTCGACGCCGCGCAGGGGATCGAGGCGCAGACTCTCGCCAACCTGTACCTGGCGATGGAGAACGACCTGCGCATCATCCCGGTGCTCAACAAGATCGACCTGCCCGCCGCGCAGCCCGAGAAGTATGCCGAGGAGCTGGCCAAGCTCATCGGCGTCGACCCGTCCGAGGTGCTGCGGGTCTCCGGCAAGACCGGCGTCGGCGTGGATCACCTGCTCGACGAGATCGTCCGGGAGCTGACCGCACCGGTCGGCGACGCCGACGCCCCGGCCCGCGCGATGATCTTCGACTCGGTGTACGACGTGTATCGCGGCGTCGTCACGTATGTCCGGGTCATCGACGGCCGGATCAGCGCCCGCGACAAGATCAAGATGATGTCCACCGGCGCCGTCCACGAGCTGCTCGAGATCGGCGTGGTCTCGCCGGAGATGGAGAAGGCCGGCGCCCTCGGCGTCGGCGAGGTGGGCTACCTGATCACCGGTGTGAAGGACGTCCGCCAGTCCCGGGTCGGCGACACCATCACCGGCCACAACCGGCCGGCCAAGGACGCTCTCGGCGGCTACAAGGACCCCAAGCCGATGGTCTACTCGGGGCTCTACCCGATCGACGGCTCGGACTACCCGGCGCTGCGTGACGCGCTCGACAAGCTCAAGCTCAACGACGCCGCGCTCACCTACGAGCCGGAGACGTCGGCCGCCCTCGGCTTCGGCTTCCGGGTCGGCTACCTGGGCCTGCTGCACCTGGAGATCATCGGGGAGCGGCTCGAGCGCGAGTTCAACCTCGACCTGATCTCGACCGCGCCGAACGTGGTCTACCAGGTGGTCACCGAGGACGCCAACGAGGCGACGGTCACCAACCCGAGCGAGTTCCCGGCCGGCAAGATCGCCGAGATCCACGAGCCGGTGGTGCGAGCCACGGTGCTGGTGCCGAACGAGTACGTCGGCGCGGTCATGGAGCTCTGCCAGAGCCGCCGGGGCGCCCTGCTCGGCATGGAGTACCTGTCCGCCGAACGGGTGGAGTTGCGGTACACCCTGCCGCTCGCCGAGATCATCTTCGACTTCTTCGACCAGTTGAAGAGCAAGACCAAGGGCTACGCCTCGCTCGACTACGAGCCCTCCGGCGAGCAGGTCGCCGATCTGGTCAAGGTGGACATCCTGCTGCACGGCGAGCCGGTGGATGCGTTCAGCGCCATCGTGCACAAGGACAAGGCCTATGCGTACGGCACGTCCATCGCCGCCAAGCTGCAGAAACTCATCCCGCGGCAGCAGTTCGAGGTGCCCATCCAGGCGGCCATCGGATCCCGCATCATCGCCCGCGAGACGATCCGCGCGATCCGCAAGGACGTGCTGGCGAAGTGCTACGGCGGTGACATCAGCCGCAAGCGGAAGCTGCTCGAGAAGCAGAAGGAAGGCAAGAAGCGGATGAAGATGGTGGGCCGCGTGGAGGTGCCTCAGGAGGCCTTCATCGCCGCGCTCTCCACCTCCGAGGGGGCCGATCCGAAAGCCGCCAAAAAATAG
- a CDS encoding GlsB/YeaQ/YmgE family stress response membrane protein encodes MTVTGIITALIVGLIIGALGRLVVPGKQNIPIWLTMVIGVVAALLGTVLARAFGVANTNGFDWIEFFFQVVLAAIGVALTVGITGRRGLTR; translated from the coding sequence ATGACTGTCACCGGAATCATCACCGCCCTTATCGTCGGTCTGATCATCGGCGCTCTGGGTCGCCTGGTCGTACCCGGCAAGCAGAACATCCCGATCTGGCTGACCATGGTCATCGGTGTTGTCGCGGCACTGCTCGGCACGGTGCTGGCCCGGGCCTTCGGTGTCGCCAACACCAACGGCTTCGACTGGATCGAGTTCTTCTTCCAGGTCGTTCTGGCCGCCATCGGTGTCGCCCTGACGGTCGGTATCACCGGTCGCCGTGGCCTGACCCGATAA
- a CDS encoding PAS domain-containing protein yields the protein MFWGALEWILLGAGGVGAITYGVRRHRPARQAPWWLLAGSLAALAVGDVCYSYRWMNVADIFYLLMFGLTALCLLQFTRGGALLGDRARLIDLLAATCTTLLVVWVFVIGSDRLHTVSATDVIGDLLLIGVAGRLVAADRRNASAWLLLAGALGMLTGDLVYPLVKNWMTESAFVVLYVCWGLAALHPSMVRLTEPAPPRHSPWKFRWSVLLTLAASTPPAVLLIESLRGEVEDGLVIAITGAVTLLLTITRLADAIRQNSQALTREQGLRVATAALVAAADRPAVDAAVRAAVAQLLPPHAVRRVSLADELAVTELPREPTGPADRSWWLPAADPDDRILVCPLRLEPLDVARPSGGALVITGRREDLITGHDALEVLAGQAALALDRITLVEAVGRRDSDLYLRAVIRNTADLMAVIDVDQRIRYSSPALRDVLGQTELPPLATLDELIHPDDQARVRNALRSHGDGTVHCALQRADQGQVLVELTYRDLREDRLVQGLVLTMRDITRNHDPAERHPQAEYTGEMPAWVNRRSAQQRFRY from the coding sequence GTGTTCTGGGGAGCGCTCGAATGGATCCTGCTGGGAGCGGGGGGCGTCGGCGCGATCACCTACGGTGTGCGCCGCCATCGGCCGGCGCGTCAAGCGCCGTGGTGGCTGCTGGCCGGCTCCTTGGCGGCCCTCGCCGTAGGCGACGTCTGCTACTCGTACCGGTGGATGAACGTGGCCGACATCTTCTACCTGTTGATGTTCGGTCTCACCGCACTGTGCCTGCTGCAGTTCACCCGTGGCGGCGCGCTGCTGGGCGACCGTGCCCGGCTGATCGATCTGCTGGCCGCCACCTGCACGACGCTGCTGGTGGTCTGGGTCTTCGTGATCGGTTCGGACCGGCTGCACACCGTCTCGGCCACCGACGTGATCGGCGACCTGCTGCTGATCGGGGTGGCCGGCCGGCTGGTCGCCGCTGACCGGCGCAACGCCTCGGCCTGGCTGTTGCTGGCCGGCGCGCTCGGGATGCTGACCGGCGACCTGGTCTATCCGCTGGTCAAGAACTGGATGACCGAGTCCGCGTTCGTGGTGCTCTACGTCTGCTGGGGCCTGGCCGCGCTGCACCCGTCGATGGTCCGGCTCACCGAGCCGGCGCCGCCCCGGCACAGCCCGTGGAAGTTCCGCTGGTCGGTGCTGCTCACCCTGGCGGCCTCGACGCCGCCCGCGGTGCTGCTGATCGAGTCGCTGCGCGGGGAGGTCGAGGACGGGCTGGTGATCGCCATCACCGGCGCGGTCACGCTGCTGCTGACGATCACCCGGCTGGCCGACGCGATCCGCCAGAACAGCCAGGCGCTGACCCGGGAGCAGGGCCTGCGCGTGGCGACCGCGGCGCTGGTCGCGGCCGCGGACCGACCCGCCGTCGACGCCGCGGTGCGGGCGGCGGTGGCTCAGCTCCTGCCACCCCATGCCGTCCGCCGGGTGTCGCTCGCCGACGAGCTGGCCGTCACCGAACTGCCCCGGGAGCCGACCGGCCCGGCCGACCGCAGCTGGTGGCTGCCGGCCGCCGACCCGGACGACCGGATCCTGGTCTGCCCGCTGCGCCTGGAGCCGCTGGACGTGGCCCGGCCCAGCGGCGGCGCGCTGGTCATCACCGGCCGCCGGGAGGACCTGATCACCGGCCACGACGCGCTCGAGGTGCTGGCCGGGCAGGCCGCGCTCGCGCTCGACCGGATCACCCTGGTCGAGGCGGTCGGCCGGCGGGACAGCGACCTCTACCTGCGCGCTGTGATTCGCAACACCGCCGACCTGATGGCGGTGATCGACGTCGACCAGCGGATCCGGTATTCCAGCCCGGCGCTGCGGGACGTGCTCGGGCAGACCGAGCTGCCGCCGCTGGCCACCCTGGACGAGCTGATCCACCCGGACGACCAGGCGCGGGTCCGCAACGCGCTGCGCTCGCACGGCGACGGCACGGTGCACTGTGCCCTGCAGCGCGCCGACCAGGGCCAGGTGCTGGTCGAGCTGACCTATCGCGACCTGCGCGAGGACCGTCTGGTGCAGGGTCTCGTGCTGACCATGCGGGACATCACCCGCAACCACGACCCGGCCGAGCGCCACCCGCAGGCGGAGTACACCGGCGAGATGCCGGCCTGGGTCAACCGCCGCAGCGCCCAGCAGCGTTTCCGCTATTGA
- a CDS encoding enoyl-CoA hydratase-related protein translates to MELVRTVTEAGVTTLTLDSPANRNALSRALITELLTALAAAAAAPDTRVVVLSHAGPVFCSGADLKETAATRPGERLPVELMADLLAAIWEFPKPVVARIAGPARAGGLGLIGAADLAVCTESATFAFTEVRLGVIPAVISATVLPRLAPRAAAELYLTGDVFGGARAAEIGLVTAAVPDAELDAAVAGYCASLIRGGPLALAGTKQLLRRARSESIRAELAELSDRSAGYFTSSEGREGVSARQEKRDPSWVPKQ, encoded by the coding sequence ATGGAACTGGTCCGTACCGTCACCGAGGCCGGGGTGACCACCCTCACGCTGGACAGCCCCGCCAACCGCAACGCTCTGTCCCGCGCCCTGATCACCGAGTTGCTGACCGCGCTGGCCGCCGCGGCCGCCGCCCCGGACACCCGGGTGGTGGTGCTCTCGCACGCCGGCCCGGTCTTCTGCTCCGGCGCCGACCTGAAGGAGACCGCCGCCACCAGGCCGGGCGAGCGCCTCCCGGTCGAGCTGATGGCGGACCTGCTCGCCGCGATCTGGGAGTTCCCGAAACCGGTGGTGGCCCGGATCGCCGGGCCGGCCCGGGCCGGCGGGCTGGGCCTGATCGGCGCCGCCGACCTCGCGGTCTGCACCGAGTCGGCCACGTTCGCGTTCACCGAGGTCCGCCTCGGGGTGATCCCGGCGGTGATCAGCGCCACCGTGCTGCCCCGGCTGGCACCCCGGGCGGCGGCCGAGCTCTACCTGACCGGCGATGTCTTCGGTGGGGCGCGCGCGGCGGAGATCGGGCTGGTCACAGCCGCGGTGCCGGACGCCGAGCTGGACGCGGCGGTGGCCGGCTACTGCGCGTCGCTGATCCGCGGCGGTCCGCTCGCGCTGGCCGGCACGAAGCAGCTGCTGCGGCGGGCCCGCTCCGAGTCGATCCGGGCCGAACTGGCCGAGCTGAGTGACCGTTCAGCCGGATATTTCACCTCGTCGGAGGGGCGCGAAGGCGTTTCCGCACGTCAGGAGAAACGGGACCCGAGCTGGGTCCCGAAACAGTGA
- the hemW gene encoding radical SAM family heme chaperone HemW, with protein MAGALPEGEPVPLDGSLPDSATRDVGANGFAVYVHVPFCASRCGYCDFNTYTASELGGGASRDEYAGTVLRELDLAAKVVTPPRVDTVFVGGGTPTLLSARDLGKILEGIDQRWGLAADAEVTTEANPESVDLSYLKDLKAAGFTRISLGMQSSSEHVLRLLDRKHTAGRAPEAALEARDAGFEHVNLDLIYGTPGETPEDFERSLQTVIDAGVDHVSAYALIVEDGTRMAVRMRRGELPFPSDDVAADRYLAAEEKLTKAGFHWYEVSNWARPGGECRHNLRYWTGADWWGLGPGAHSHVGGVRWWNVKHPTAYANRLNDGVSPGHGRELLTAGDRHVEDVMLRVRLREGIALDRVDGPAAAQALADGLLEQGAYDAGRLVLTLRGRLLADAVIRDVAP; from the coding sequence ATGGCCGGCGCACTCCCTGAAGGCGAACCCGTTCCCCTGGACGGGTCCCTCCCCGATTCCGCGACCCGTGATGTGGGGGCGAACGGCTTCGCGGTCTACGTGCACGTGCCGTTCTGCGCCAGCCGCTGCGGGTACTGCGACTTCAACACCTACACCGCGAGCGAACTGGGCGGCGGGGCGAGCCGCGACGAGTACGCCGGCACCGTGCTGCGGGAGCTGGACCTGGCGGCCAAGGTGGTCACGCCGCCCCGGGTGGACACCGTGTTCGTCGGCGGTGGCACACCCACCCTGCTCAGCGCCCGTGATCTCGGGAAGATCCTCGAGGGGATCGATCAGCGGTGGGGGCTGGCCGCCGACGCCGAGGTGACCACGGAGGCAAATCCCGAATCAGTGGACTTGTCGTATTTGAAGGACCTGAAGGCCGCCGGCTTCACCCGGATCTCGCTCGGGATGCAGTCCTCGTCCGAGCACGTGCTGCGCCTCCTCGACCGCAAGCACACCGCCGGCCGCGCGCCGGAAGCCGCGCTCGAGGCCCGCGACGCCGGGTTCGAGCACGTGAACCTGGACCTGATCTACGGCACCCCGGGGGAGACCCCGGAGGACTTCGAGCGTTCCCTGCAGACCGTGATCGACGCCGGGGTGGACCACGTCAGCGCCTACGCCCTGATCGTCGAGGACGGCACCCGGATGGCGGTCCGGATGCGCCGCGGCGAGCTGCCGTTCCCCTCCGACGACGTGGCCGCCGACCGTTATCTGGCCGCAGAGGAAAAACTGACAAAAGCCGGTTTTCACTGGTACGAGGTCTCCAACTGGGCCAGGCCCGGCGGGGAGTGCCGGCACAACCTGCGGTACTGGACCGGCGCCGACTGGTGGGGGCTCGGTCCCGGCGCGCACAGCCACGTGGGCGGGGTGCGCTGGTGGAACGTGAAGCATCCAACGGCGTACGCAAATCGCTTGAATGATGGTGTTTCTCCAGGTCACGGCCGAGAGCTCCTGACCGCGGGGGACCGGCACGTCGAGGACGTGATGCTCCGCGTCCGGCTGCGCGAGGGCATCGCCCTGGACCGTGTCGACGGCCCGGCGGCCGCCCAGGCGCTGGCCGACGGCCTGCTGGAGCAGGGTGCCTACGACGCCGGGCGGCTCGTGCTCACACTGCGCGGACGACTGCTGGCCGACGCGGTCATCCGCGACGTCGCGCCCTGA
- the hrcA gene encoding heat-inducible transcriptional repressor HrcA gives MSLDDRKLEVLRAIVEDYVKTREPVGSKALVERHQLGVSSATVRNDMAVLEEEGYIRQPHTSAGRVPTDAGYRLFVDRLTRVKPLSPAERRAIERFMIGVVDLDDVVHRTVRLLATLTRQVAVVQYPSLSRSSVRHLELVPISTTRLMLVMITDTGRVEQRLVEMPAPVPEGAVWDLRRRVNEKLAGQRLADTPPLVQTLVEECTPERRGDMVCLATVLLETLVERSEERLALAGTANLTRGGVLDFQGTLRPVLEALEEEVILLKLIGDLEPSTTRVRIGDENEIDNLRSASVVSTGYGPGATIVGGLGVLGPTRMDYPGTIATVRAVARYVGDLLAQN, from the coding sequence ATGAGTCTTGATGACCGCAAGCTCGAAGTCCTGCGGGCGATCGTCGAGGACTATGTGAAGACCCGCGAGCCGGTCGGCAGTAAAGCGCTGGTCGAGCGGCATCAGCTGGGTGTCTCCTCGGCCACGGTGCGCAACGACATGGCCGTGCTGGAGGAGGAGGGCTACATCCGGCAGCCGCACACCAGTGCCGGCCGGGTGCCCACCGACGCCGGCTATCGGCTCTTCGTCGACCGGCTGACCAGGGTCAAGCCGCTCAGCCCGGCCGAGCGCCGGGCGATCGAGCGCTTCATGATCGGCGTCGTCGACCTCGACGATGTGGTGCATCGCACGGTCCGGCTGCTCGCCACGCTGACCCGGCAGGTCGCGGTCGTGCAGTATCCGAGCCTGTCCCGCTCCTCGGTGCGCCATCTGGAGCTCGTGCCGATCTCCACCACCCGGCTGATGCTCGTCATGATCACCGACACCGGCCGCGTCGAGCAGCGCCTGGTCGAGATGCCGGCCCCGGTGCCGGAGGGCGCCGTGTGGGATCTGCGACGCCGCGTCAACGAGAAACTTGCTGGTCAGCGCCTCGCCGACACCCCGCCCCTGGTGCAGACCCTGGTCGAGGAGTGCACCCCGGAGCGCCGCGGCGACATGGTCTGTCTGGCCACCGTGCTGCTGGAGACTCTGGTCGAACGGAGTGAGGAGCGCCTCGCACTCGCCGGGACGGCCAACCTGACTCGCGGCGGTGTGCTGGACTTTCAGGGCACGCTGCGCCCCGTCCTCGAAGCGTTGGAGGAGGAGGTCATCTTGCTCAAGCTGATCGGTGACCTCGAACCCAGCACCACCCGGGTCCGGATCGGCGACGAGAACGAGATCGACAACCTCCGGTCGGCCTCCGTGGTCAGCACCGGTTACGGACCGGGGGCCACGATCGTTGGTGGGCTCGGCGTGCTGGGGCCGACCCGGATGGACTACCCCGGCACCATCGCTACTGTTCGTGCAGTGGCACGCTACGTTGGCGACCTGTTGGCACAGAATTGA
- the dnaJ gene encoding molecular chaperone DnaJ: MAKDYYGILGVSREATDDEIKRAYRKLARQYHPDVNPDPEAHEKFKDINAAYEVLSDDQKRQVVDLGGDPLAPGGGMPGGGAGGAGPFVGFQDIMDAFFGTAAGGGSRGPRPRTRPGADAILRLELDLVETAFGVEAPITVDTAVLCTQCSGAGTAPGTHLATCEVCGGRGEVQSVQRTFLGQVVSSRPCQNCQGHGTIIPSPCPTCAGDGRIRTRRSLTVKIPAGVEDGMRIRLAQQGEVGPGGGTAGDLYVEIHERPHDVYSRKGDDLHCRVTLPMTAAALGTRMTIKTLDGEENIEVKPGTQPASTLRIRGKGVPHLRGQGRGELFVHLDVKTPTKLTADQERMLRDFAKTRGEDVAELSKQGGFFSRMRDAFNGH, encoded by the coding sequence GTGGCCAAGGACTACTACGGAATTCTCGGCGTGAGCCGGGAAGCCACCGACGACGAGATCAAGCGCGCCTACCGCAAGCTGGCTCGGCAGTACCATCCGGACGTCAACCCCGATCCGGAGGCACACGAGAAGTTCAAGGACATCAACGCGGCGTACGAGGTCCTGTCCGACGACCAGAAGCGGCAGGTCGTCGACCTCGGCGGTGACCCGCTCGCGCCCGGCGGCGGCATGCCCGGCGGCGGCGCCGGCGGGGCCGGCCCGTTCGTCGGTTTCCAGGACATCATGGACGCGTTCTTCGGCACCGCGGCCGGCGGTGGCAGCCGTGGCCCGCGCCCGCGCACCCGGCCCGGCGCCGACGCGATCCTGCGCCTCGAGCTCGACCTGGTGGAGACCGCGTTCGGCGTCGAGGCGCCGATCACCGTCGACACCGCGGTGCTCTGCACCCAGTGCTCCGGCGCCGGCACCGCGCCCGGCACCCACCTGGCCACCTGCGAGGTCTGCGGCGGCCGCGGCGAGGTCCAGTCGGTGCAGCGCACCTTCCTCGGCCAGGTCGTCTCGTCCCGCCCCTGCCAGAACTGCCAGGGCCACGGCACGATCATCCCGAGCCCGTGCCCGACCTGCGCCGGCGACGGCCGGATCCGCACCCGCCGCTCGCTCACGGTCAAGATCCCGGCCGGCGTCGAGGACGGCATGCGCATCCGCCTGGCCCAGCAGGGCGAGGTCGGCCCGGGCGGCGGCACCGCCGGCGACCTCTACGTGGAAATTCACGAGCGCCCGCACGACGTCTACTCCCGCAAGGGCGACGATCTCCACTGCCGCGTCACGCTGCCGATGACGGCCGCCGCGCTCGGCACCCGGATGACCATCAAAACCCTCGACGGCGAAGAGAACATCGAGGTCAAACCGGGCACGCAGCCGGCCAGCACCCTTCGCATCCGCGGCAAGGGCGTGCCGCATCTGCGGGGCCAGGGCCGGGGCGAGCTCTTCGTGCACCTCGACGTCAAGACACCGACCAAGCTCACCGCCGACCAGGAGCGGATGCTGCGGGACTTCGCCAAGACCCGGGGCGAGGACGTGGCTGAGCTGAGCAAGCAGGGCGGCTTCTTCAGCCGGATGCGGGACGCTTTCAACGGGCATTGA